The stretch of DNA ATTTTAGACATCCTCAGGGAATATGAAGCTTCAGCAAAGCTCAGGTTATATTCTTACCAAAAGCATTAacttatttctgtgttttatataGCAGGTCCCATCACTATTTAGAGAGTAGTAAATCTAGCTTCTGTGTACAACTTATCTAAAGATTTCATCTTTTTACCGCACATTTGGGAGAAATTTCATGGATATATGTTGTTCGGTTCGTTTTCTTATGCCTTCTAGCTCAAGCAACATAGAgatcaatgttaattttttctcttttagatcttatattaaaagacaaaacacaaaACCCACAATTCTTTGAAGAACGAAagggggaagccagctgccatgtcatgAGGACACTCAAGCCTCCCGAAGGGGGTCCATATGGCAAGGACCCAAGGCTGCCTGCCATGAGCCAGCAGGGAACTGCCAACAGGGTGAGCGGGATATATCAGAAGCAAATCCTCCAGCCACAGTCACGATGACTATAGCCCCAACCAACATTTTGATGGCAACTTCATGACAGACCCTGAGCCACAGCCACTCAACTACTCCCAAATTCTTGACCCTCAGAAGTTGTGACCTAATATatgttattgttttaaaccaccaagATCTGGGGTATTGGTTATGCAACAATAAATACCgaatacacacatacaataaAACCAGGCCACGATGGTTTTCCGGGGGATTCTACAACACGTTCAAGGAAAAGATGATCCCAGTTTTTATGGACTATTCCAGAGAGGATGTCCCCACCCACTTTATGAGGCTGTCtaacctgataccaaaaccagtcaaggatattattttcaatgtataaGCAAATCTTACTAATGAACAGATAGTAAAAGTTCTAAACAAAACAGCAAGCTGAATTcagcaatatattttaaagacacaCAGTGCCGCTTGGTTTACTTCGGGAACGCAAGAAtgaatttacttttcaaaaatctaTAAATTTATTCACCATTTTAACACAGTGAAGGAGAAAAACGATATGAGCATCTCAATAGTTaagataaaaatggataaaatctaactttactgataattttaaaatatacttagcAAACTCAGACCAGaaatgtcacatttattgataaaACATTAGAGACCTATCCTTTGCAACCAAGATGGTTCTAAGGATGCTCACTGTCCTGCTCAACATTATAGTGGAGGTTTTAGCCAGTGcaggaagatattttaaaatagaaaaataaatcaataataggTATAAGGTGTTAATAGGAAGAAGCAAATTATCAGAATTATTGCTAGACATAagataattatgtaaaattaaattacattccTATATACTggtaataaaattgagaaaacacaatttttttgatttttttctttagaaaatataacTTCTTAAAAAGATACCATCTACAATAGCAATGACAAATCAAAAAAGAGGAAggatacctaggaataaatctaacaaaatcaGTGCAAGGTTtcttttatacattatatatatatatacacacacacacacacacacacatacacatactttaagttctagggtacacgtgcacaatgtgcaggtttgttacatatgtatacatgtgccatgttggtgtgctacacctatcaactggtcatttacattaggtatttctcctgatgctatccctcccccatgccCCCACCCCCGATAGGCTGTGATGTGtcatgttccctgccctgtgtctgagtgttctcattgttcaactcccgactgtgagtgagaacatgcagtgtttggttttctgtccttgtcgtgaatgttttataaaaaacattctaaaacaTCACTGAAAGATTTAAAATGACGTAAATAAATGGGAAGATGAAACATGCTTACTGGCAAGAACACTAGGTattgtaaaaaatacaaattcttcccctaaattgttttaaatttactgcaattttttttcttttttttctttctttcttttttttttttttttttttttttgagatggagtctcgctctatcgcccaggctagagtgtagtggcatgatctcggctcactgcaacctccgccccccccggtttcaagcgattctcctgcctcagtgtcccgagtagctggaattacaggcacctgtcactgcacccagctaatttttttatttttagtagagatggggtttcaccatcttggccaggctggtctcgaactcctgacctcgtgatccacccgcctcagcctcccaaagggctgggattacaggggtgagacaccacacccagctaatttactgcaatttctattaaaattctcGATGGAGTTGACATGCTGACCCTGAAATATTCATAGAATTGCAAAGagccaaaaatagaagaaaaatcaggTGGAGAGATGACCCTATACCAAAAATTATTAAAGCTCCAATAATGAAGATGGTGAGTATGCTAGGGGACTAGACAAACAGAccaatggagaacccagaaaccAACTCCCACATCtgcagaacccagaaacaaatgtCAGGATCCAGCTTTCCTGCTCCACATCCACCGGGTGGTGTTGGAGGAGCCCGTGCTCTGGAAGGTGGGCATAGAGCCTGGCCACACAGGGCCGGGGCCGTCTGCAGGGGAAGACAGACTGATTTGAATGTAAACTCCAGTATGAGAAAGTTTGGACTTACCTTTATACACAGAGAAAAAACCGACTCAAAGCTCTTCTTTAGAAATCATGATGCCAATAATAAGTGCTTATCCTTTCGTAATAATAGCTAGCATTCATTAACATGTATTGTCTGCAGGCCACTGGGCCCAGTCATTATATGCTTTATTGCCTTTAATTATCACAAAAACTCTACGGAGCAGGTGCTGTGTTatccctttttaaggctgaggaaactaaggcttagagaatGTAAGCAGGTGTCTTACCCAAAGTCCCATGCagttagtaagtggtagagctgggatttgaacccataGCTGTCAACGTGCCAGCCCCATGTTTTAACCACTGCCTCTCACAAGCACAGACATCCAATTAAAGCAACAAAGGTTTTACAGCTTTCAGTTGGAGGAACAAATGAGACTGTGACAGCAGCTGAACTAGAATTAAGCTTATCATTACCTGTATGAATACCAGTCACATGTTAGCTGCTCCATAAAAGCTTGTAAAATGAGGTGGCAGAGTtccaggaaatgaaaatcaatccAGTTTCAAAATGACATGTTGCATGGATGTAAAGCAAGTGGAAACTCCCAGGAGGCTCAGGAATCGCGCTGGACATGCACTGGGCACCTGGAGGGAAGGCTGTGTTTTCTCCCTCTCTCAGCCTCACAGAAGTCGCCTGTCCTGACAATGCTCATGCATGAATGGAGTCCAGTGCTCTCCCAAATAGCCCATAGGTCAGAGAGACATCAAGTGAGAAAAACGGGGCAAGGGAAAAAACGACAAGAGCCCTACTTGTCAAATAAAAGTCGATAAagagagccaggtgtggtggctcacgcctgcaatcccagcactttgggaggccaaggcaggcagatcacttgcggccaggagttcagaccaggTCAGCCAGGCCAATAggatgaagccccgtctctacttaaaacaatacaaaaattagccgggtgtggtggcacacacctgtaatcccagctactcagaaagctgaggcatgagaaccacttgaacctgggaggccgaggctgcagtgagccgagacggaccactgcactccagcctgggcgacagagctagactctgtctcaaaaaaaaaaaaaaaaaaaaaagtagatagaGCAACAGCCTATCCTTTCCCTCCAGGAAAAGCCATCATTACTTGGATGGCATGTGTTCCTTTATCCACGCATTGATTTCACAAACATTTACCGGCTTACTCTGCGCAGGAGACAGGCCCCGGCCTGGAGTTGTCCCCTTACTCAGCAGACACCGAAGAGGCCCCTCTCTCCACCAGACGCCAAGCCAGGCACAGCCGGGCAAGGATGGGCCCAACACAATCCAGCGCCCCCAGCAGTGTCAGCGCACACCCGAGCGGGAGGCAGCTGGAGAGGGCAGGCAACCAAAGGTCACAAATGTAAAGCTTAGTTTCGAggagggcgggggagggggcggggcggaCAGAGAGAGGAGGGATTGCGGACCCGTGAGAACGCAGAGCGCCGagcggggagggggaggaggaggcaaAGGAAGGCGTGGCagtgggagagaagagggagaatgAAGAGTGGGGAGGGGACGGAGAGCAAGACAGCAGCAGCCGGTCTGGATTCCCCTCCGAGCCACATTCTGAATAATTAGAAGACTTTCCCATTGACTTCACCAAGAGCTCTCTCTCTGATTAACTTTCGAAAGAGCTGGCCAATTTTAATCATAGCAAACACGATGATCACGGTGATCAAGGCCTGAACAgctaaaagcagaaaataaaacccCCAGAACGGGCTATGATCTTGATATTCGCCCGTGGCCACGGGCTGGGGCCACATCCAGGGTTCTGAGCTGTTGGGAGCCAAGGCTGGATGGACAGGGGTTTCCGAGGAGCTGTCCGCAGCGGGGTGGGGAGGCGGGCCCCGGGGGCCGGGGCACTCCGCGTCAGCCCCCGGCAGGGCCCAGAGCGGCAGGCCGGCGAGCTTCCCAGGGCCTGCGCACCGCGGGGGCTCTTCCAGGCCCGCGAGGCCTGGGTGCTGCCGCAGCCACCCCAGGAAGGGCCCCAGGCCACAGTCGCAGCGCCAGGGGTTGTGCCCCAACAGGACCTCCTTCAGCCGGGGCAGAGCCCCAAACGCGTCGCCAGGCAGGGTCTCCAGCTGGTTGTGGTCGAGCTGGACGCTCTCCAGGCTGCTGAGATTGCGGAAGAGCGCGCGGGGCAGGGCGTGCAGCCTGTTGCGGCGCAGGGACACCTGGCGCAGCCGGTCGAGGCCGCGCAGCAAGCCGTCGGGGAGGGCGGTCAGGCCGTTGGAGTGCAGGGAGAGCACCCGGAGCTCGCCCAGGCCCTGGAAGGCGCCCTGCGGGAGCGCGCTCAGCCGCGGGCTCAGAGTCACCCCTAAGGACCGCAGGCGGCTCAGGTTTCGGAAGGCGGCAGCGGGCAGGGTGCGCAGCTGGGTGCGGTTCAGCCACAGCTCCTGCAGGCCCCCCATCTCCCCGAAGAGCACCCCCGGGAGCTCTGCCAGCGGGTTTTCGAACAGAGTCAACAGAGTCAAATTGTGCGAATGAAGAAAGAGCGCAGAGGGGAGAAACGCAAGGTGGTTTCTCGAAAGAGTCAAAGAACTCAGGTTTGGGAGCCGGTCGAAGGCCCCGGGTGTGATGGAACGGATGTGATTTCGGTGGAGCTGCAGTTCCGTCAGGGCACCCAGGCCGTTCAACAGCCCCGAATCCAGGGACACAAGCCGGTTCGAGTGGAGCAGAAGTCTCTCAAGCTTAGCCTGTGCTCCAAGCAATCCCTCGGGCAGGTGGGTCAGGTTGTTTCCCGATAAATCCAACAACTTCAGGTTCCCCAGATTCGTGAAGAGACTGGCAGGAAGGAAATCGAGCTGATTCTGGTTCAGAGCGAGCTCCTGCAGGTTAACCAGTTTCTGAAACATGTTTTGGTCAATGCCCCTTAGCGCATTGTGGTCCAAAAACAACTGCTCCAGGAGCACCGTCTTATCCAGCAGCGCACCTGGAAGATGAGTGATTTTGTTGCGCGACAGCCTGAGGGTTTTCAGTTTTACCAAGTCATTGAAGGCACCGGGGGCAACGGCGGAAATGTGGCTGTCGGAGAGCATGAGGCGCTGCAGGACGGTCATGCCACTGAAGCTGTGGTTCTGCAAAACGCCGCGGCCCATTCCGAAGAGGAGGATGTGCGTGAGGTTGGTGGGCAGACCCAGCGCGGCGATGCGCGCCACGTCGCCCCCCGAGCACTGCGCCGCGTCCCGGAAGACACACTTGCAGGCCGGCGGACAGGGGAAGGGCTGGGCGCGCAGAAGCCCGAGCACCGCGCACAGCAGAGTCCTCCTCAGCATGTCTGAAAAAGCAACAGTGGGAACGTGGTCAACACACGGGAGCGTTCGCGCCCATTCTGAACCCTGGGATCCTGCACTTTGTGCAGAGGCACAATCCTTTGGCCAGAATTCTCACTCCCTCTTTTCTTAGGACTACAGATTTCCCTACGTAGTGAAAAGACATTCATTCTACACACTGCGTGGTTTCATTCTTTCGCTTTATTGATTTTCTACTCTCAGTTTAAAGCATTGAGATTAAAGCGTTTTCAAGCTACCGAATAGCCAATACTTTAAAATCCTTACATAgagaattaattaaaatagtCATTCCCACATTCAAGCtcacagacatcacaaagcagtgtccaTTGTGAAAACGGCTCTGCTCTTGACTTTATAACTTATCCTGCATTGGCTATAACCAACAGTCAAGATGGAACAGCAAAGTCTGCAGCCACCGCCATCTGATTCTTTTGCTCACAATCATGCTACTTCCATAGTACGAAGTTACTCTATTAAAACAAAGCACATCTCCAAAACAGAGAACACCTTCAGTCAACAGCCAACAGAAGCCTATAATAATTCCTATCAGTTTACGCCATGCATTGTTCTCAGCGCTTTATTTATACTACatgcatttaatccttacaataacctTAGGAGGTAAGTAAATTATCCCTGATTCAAGGATGAAGGCACAAAGGCACAGAAAGGTTCAATAGTATAACTAGGGTCATATAGAATTCGGGGGTAGTATTTCTGACTTAGCCATAAGTATAAAGAGCTATAAGTATATCTAAGATGCTTAAAGGTAATACTCATGGCACTGAATTTTCTGTGAAATGCACACCATACTACTCATCTGCCCAAACAATGTTTCCCAAGTGAACTTTTCCATAAATTGCTTCTTGTGCAATTTTACTTCTCATGCACACACAGACTAATGGAACCCTCTAATTTCCTATACTAACGTTTAAAATATTTGCCCTTACCTGAAATGGTTCTGCACTCCAAAGCAACTGAAAGACTTAGCGCTTTGCATGTGATTCGACACTTTCCAGAGGAAGGGGGTGGTATCCTTGCATCCTGAGGATAAAGACTTTACCAGAATAGGTCAGGAAAGGACCCTATCTCAGAGCCCATGTTCTGGTTTTTAATGACAAATATCTTCAAACTGAGAGACCATATATAACCCGATTCCTCCTGTCAAAGCCAAGAGCAGCGGGGAGAGTTTTTCCATAAATGGCACACTGTAACTGTGACGCCAGGGAAGTTTAGTGACACAGCTGGACCACTGCAGTAGCCACACCCCTAAATGGGCCACACTTCCCTTGGGTCTTCCTTTTCATG from Piliocolobus tephrosceles isolate RC106 chromosome 2, ASM277652v3, whole genome shotgun sequence encodes:
- the GP5 gene encoding platelet glycoprotein V, which encodes MLRRTLLCAVLGLLRAQPFPCPPACKCVFRDAAQCSGGDVARIAALGLPTNLTHILLFGMGRGVLQNHSFSGMTVLQRLMLSDSHISAVAPGAFNDLVKLKTLRLSRNKITHLPGALLDKTVLLEQLFLDHNALRGIDQNMFQKLVNLQELALNQNQLDFLPASLFTNLGNLKLLDLSGNNLTHLPEGLLGAQAKLERLLLHSNRLVSLDSGLLNGLGALTELQLHRNHIRSITPGAFDRLPNLSSLTLSRNHLAFLPSALFLHSHNLTLLTLFENPLAELPGVLFGEMGGLQELWLNRTQLRTLPAAAFRNLSRLRSLGVTLSPRLSALPQGAFQGLGELRVLSLHSNGLTALPDGLLRGLDRLRQVSLRRNRLHALPRALFRNLSSLESVQLDHNQLETLPGDAFGALPRLKEVLLGHNPWRCDCGLGPFLGWLRQHPGLAGLEEPPRCAGPGKLAGLPLWALPGADAECPGPRGPPPHPAADSSSETPVHPALAPNSSEPWMWPQPVATGEYQDHSPFWGFYFLLLAVQALITVIIVFAMIKIGQLFRKLIRERALGEVNGKVF